A window from Nitrosopumilus adriaticus encodes these proteins:
- a CDS encoding AIPR family protein gives MAQNENGLLEYIPGSHTLLVQKNSSPPLEGFAENIRGSIHEYAENSKSEVEKGNNFLQWVLTRVFEATEDDAADAIVDGANDLGIDAYLPVDFSDNTIRLFQSKYGTSHSLEAIAKFKEDAKRLLAKDVKKMRPELAQLVSKIKEKNLKIKCCYVTDQKVDYKDEMVEIIDEEKIIQKLWDRIKKPAAGKKSSIKLERMLRHENTILGILKLRELTEFVSKSRDYVFESNIRQWMQFKTTVNKGLRETLQSNPNKFFFYNNGITIVVSDFTELGENLIELHAPQIVNGAQTSNSILDHSKRTKNMDGSMTVTIIKADDEQEQNNITKYRNSQNSVRGKDLVSLMDFHKSIKSQLRNCGYFYEIQAGSFDSKSKSKQSEYEGDLIYNNYLPDNHKKVIVAKDAIQSLVAGIEQRPTEAYSSPAQFLPRGSKYDDIFNDNLKDDYRLLLYPYLVKEFAKKSLKYGKQGGHKTKRYATLFFVAVYFRILHKKILESKGDYKGDIRKLEPIFRSFKLNSRILKITDIIVTKFLEDTVVDDEIEMANTKHNFFSQHVWNDTMLRVIDKKIRQEDDEIVSLKKLANSLF, from the coding sequence TTGGCGCAAAACGAAAATGGGTTGTTGGAGTACATTCCAGGCTCTCATACACTTTTAGTACAAAAAAATTCTAGTCCTCCACTAGAAGGATTTGCTGAGAATATCAGAGGGAGTATTCACGAGTATGCTGAAAATTCTAAAAGTGAGGTTGAAAAAGGAAATAATTTTCTTCAATGGGTTTTAACAAGAGTTTTCGAGGCCACTGAAGATGATGCAGCGGATGCAATTGTGGATGGTGCAAACGATCTTGGAATAGACGCATATCTACCAGTGGATTTTTCAGACAACACAATTAGATTATTTCAATCAAAATATGGAACATCCCACTCATTAGAAGCAATAGCAAAATTCAAAGAAGACGCAAAGAGGTTACTAGCAAAAGACGTAAAAAAAATGAGGCCAGAATTGGCTCAGCTTGTTTCAAAAATTAAAGAAAAAAATCTAAAGATAAAGTGCTGTTATGTAACTGATCAGAAAGTAGATTACAAAGACGAAATGGTTGAAATCATTGATGAAGAGAAAATCATTCAAAAATTATGGGATCGAATCAAAAAACCAGCAGCAGGAAAAAAATCATCAATTAAACTAGAGAGAATGCTTAGGCATGAAAATACTATTCTAGGAATTTTAAAATTACGAGAATTAACGGAATTTGTAAGTAAGAGCAGAGATTATGTTTTTGAATCAAACATTAGACAATGGATGCAGTTTAAGACTACAGTTAACAAAGGATTAAGAGAAACATTACAAAGTAATCCAAACAAATTCTTTTTTTATAATAATGGAATTACAATTGTAGTTAGTGACTTTACAGAGTTGGGAGAGAATTTAATTGAACTGCATGCACCTCAAATAGTTAACGGGGCTCAAACATCAAATTCAATTCTTGATCACTCAAAGAGAACAAAAAATATGGACGGTTCTATGACAGTCACTATTATCAAAGCAGATGATGAGCAAGAACAAAACAACATTACAAAATATAGAAATTCTCAAAATTCAGTTAGAGGAAAAGATCTTGTTTCTTTAATGGATTTTCACAAATCAATTAAATCACAGTTGAGAAATTGTGGTTATTTTTATGAAATTCAAGCAGGTTCTTTTGACAGTAAATCAAAATCTAAACAATCTGAATACGAAGGTGATTTAATTTACAATAATTATCTTCCAGATAATCATAAAAAAGTAATTGTTGCAAAAGATGCAATTCAATCACTAGTTGCAGGAATTGAACAAAGACCAACCGAAGCATATAGTTCACCAGCTCAATTTCTTCCAAGAGGAAGTAAATACGATGATATTTTCAATGACAATCTAAAAGACGATTACAGGCTTTTACTATACCCATATCTTGTCAAAGAATTTGCCAAAAAATCATTAAAGTATGGAAAACAAGGAGGACATAAAACAAAAAGATATGCAACATTATTTTTTGTTGCAGTATACTTTAGAATATTGCATAAGAAAATTCTTGAATCAAAAGGAGACTACAAAGGTGACATTAGAAAATTAGAGCCTATTTTTCGGAGTTTCAAATTAAATTCCAGAATTTTAAAGATAACAGATATTATTGTTACAAAATTCCTTGAGGATACAGTCGTAGATGATGAAATTGAGATGGCAAACACCAAGCACAATTTCTTCTCTCAACATGTTTGGAATGATACAATGCTGCGTGTAATTGATAAAAAAATTAGACAGGAAGATGACGAAATTGTATCTTTAAAAAAACTAGCAAATAGTTTATTTTAA
- a CDS encoding cupredoxin domain-containing protein, giving the protein MIKKISILSAVVVVIIVILAFSLTDNSDNKKTDTDDLIVQGDVIMPTKVSRPGCEVKDICYIPSSFVTQKGKPVTWVNHDSAFHSVTSGFYEEPTDLFDSGHLDPFESYSVTFDESGTYDYFCTLHPWMKGQVIVE; this is encoded by the coding sequence TTGATAAAAAAAATTTCTATTTTGAGCGCAGTCGTAGTAGTTATTATTGTAATTCTAGCATTCTCATTAACAGATAATTCTGATAATAAAAAAACAGACACGGATGATTTGATTGTTCAAGGTGATGTGATAATGCCCACAAAAGTTTCTCGTCCAGGGTGTGAGGTAAAAGACATTTGTTACATTCCGTCTTCATTTGTTACTCAAAAAGGAAAACCTGTTACATGGGTAAACCATGATTCTGCATTTCATAGTGTGACTTCCGGCTTTTATGAAGAGCCTACGGATCTTTTTGATAGTGGTCATTTAGATCCATTTGAATCTTATTCTGTCACCTTTGATGAATCCGGAACATATGATTATTTTTGTACTCTTCATCCATGGATGAAGGGCCAAGTTATTGTAGAATAA
- a CDS encoding histone family protein — MRSSELGLSAMYRILKKAGAERVSDESADELRRVIEEVADSIAKSAVDMASHAGRKTVKGEDVKLASKPFNKF, encoded by the coding sequence ATGAGATCATCGGAACTTGGATTATCGGCAATGTATAGAATTTTGAAAAAAGCTGGTGCTGAAAGAGTCAGTGATGAATCAGCAGATGAATTAAGAAGAGTGATTGAAGAGGTAGCAGACAGTATTGCAAAAAGTGCAGTGGATATGGCGTCTCATGCAGGTAGGAAAACAGTAAAAGGAGAAGACGTAAAGTTGGCTTCAAAACCATTTAACAAATTCTAA
- a CDS encoding TatD family hydrolase encodes MTWYFDSHIHLSDPAYVSDMEFILKEMEYLQIKACCVSMDVENSLQTLKLAKDSNLVLPFIGIHPECANDNLENMITLIEDNHTHLSGIGEIGLDPTYVNNPDDAKRQRHVFETLLSYGEKFNKPVSIHSRKSLDDVFEIMTSYSTKHALLHWFDGSKKQLRKAMDMGFFVSYGPVLVYANDKQTLVSLTDESKILVETDGPVKFSRCFEMKSGQITFIPSVIFCASKILGKTFDEMAFSLEKNTNSFLGI; translated from the coding sequence ATGACATGGTATTTTGATTCTCACATACATTTGTCTGATCCTGCATATGTCTCTGATATGGAATTTATTTTAAAAGAAATGGAATATCTGCAAATTAAAGCATGCTGCGTATCTATGGATGTTGAAAATTCATTACAAACTCTAAAGTTAGCAAAAGACAGTAATCTTGTTTTACCCTTTATTGGAATTCATCCAGAATGTGCCAATGATAATCTTGAAAATATGATTACCTTGATAGAAGACAACCATACACATCTTTCGGGAATTGGAGAAATAGGATTAGATCCAACATATGTGAATAATCCTGATGATGCTAAAAGACAACGACATGTTTTTGAAACATTATTGTCATATGGTGAAAAATTTAACAAACCAGTTTCAATACATTCAAGAAAAAGCCTTGATGATGTTTTTGAAATAATGACATCATATAGTACTAAACATGCATTGCTTCACTGGTTTGATGGAAGTAAAAAACAGCTACGAAAAGCAATGGATATGGGATTTTTTGTATCTTATGGCCCTGTACTGGTATATGCAAATGATAAACAAACTTTAGTCTCCCTTACAGATGAATCAAAAATCCTTGTTGAAACTGATGGTCCTGTAAAATTTTCTAGATGCTTTGAAATGAAATCTGGACAAATTACCTTTATCCCTAGTGTGATCTTTTGTGCCTCAAAAATTCTAGGAAAAACGTTTGATGAAATGGCTTTTTCGCTAGAAAAAAATACAAATTCATTCCTTGGAATATAG
- the cgi121 gene encoding KEOPS complex subunit Cgi121 has protein sequence MITVKLVGGAKKSFLTENLQIDKSDISIKELLKLLLELKPDDSPKLDIENILIAINGVDSSAMDGESTIIKNNDLVSIIPVIHGGALKKITFKISSKQIQVIEIKGQPSIDVKFIDNLRKKYPKIQLQAVSSSFIMNSYHLKKILSLSFESKKNNILLSNKLEIDILMRFALTKQISDAILKVGIKPKSNFILIAIGNKKILNSLYEDLMPLSVNLFVKKNDSFLKKYFKISQKQLDVVYSKNPLEDILIEKAAILV, from the coding sequence ATGATTACTGTAAAACTAGTAGGTGGTGCTAAAAAATCTTTTTTGACAGAAAACTTACAAATTGACAAATCTGATATCTCTATTAAAGAACTATTGAAACTTTTGTTAGAACTAAAACCTGATGACTCACCCAAATTGGATATTGAAAATATCTTAATTGCGATTAATGGTGTAGATTCATCTGCAATGGATGGTGAATCTACAATAATAAAAAATAATGATCTTGTAAGTATAATACCTGTTATTCATGGAGGTGCATTAAAAAAAATTACTTTCAAGATTTCCTCAAAACAAATTCAAGTAATTGAAATAAAAGGCCAACCATCAATAGATGTAAAATTCATTGATAATTTGAGAAAAAAATACCCCAAAATTCAACTTCAAGCTGTTTCAAGTAGTTTTATTATGAATTCATATCATTTGAAAAAAATACTATCATTGTCTTTTGAATCTAAAAAAAATAATATTTTGCTTTCAAATAAACTTGAAATAGATATTTTGATGCGTTTTGCATTGACGAAGCAAATATCTGACGCAATATTGAAAGTTGGCATAAAACCTAAATCAAATTTTATTCTAATTGCCATTGGAAATAAAAAAATCCTAAATTCATTGTATGAAGATTTGATGCCTTTATCTGTAAATTTATTCGTAAAGAAAAATGATTCTTTTCTTAAAAAATATTTTAAAATTTCTCAAAAACAATTAGATGTTGTTTATTCTAAAAATCCTTTAGAAGATATTTTGATAGAAAAAGCTGCAATTCTAGTCTGA
- a CDS encoding THUMP domain-containing protein, translated as MNLIITCARHLEPETEDELRDILEEFGDSDADVIITNMSGILTAKTKLDPVNVVKKMKEMLLDEPWSIRYCLRIIPIQSIVETNIEEIEKIIAEKSNQILDNETYRISIEKRNSDISSQEIISKIADKIKNKVSLEFPDKIILIEILGNKTGVSILKKSDILSVEKTKRSMSD; from the coding sequence ATGAATTTAATCATTACTTGTGCTAGACATCTTGAGCCAGAAACTGAAGATGAATTAAGGGATATTTTAGAAGAATTTGGCGATTCAGATGCAGATGTCATTATTACCAACATGTCAGGGATTTTGACTGCCAAAACAAAACTAGATCCTGTAAATGTAGTAAAAAAAATGAAAGAAATGCTGCTTGATGAGCCTTGGAGTATTAGATATTGCTTAAGAATAATACCAATTCAGAGCATAGTTGAAACTAATATTGAAGAAATAGAGAAAATAATTGCTGAAAAATCCAATCAGATTTTGGATAATGAGACATATAGAATTTCAATAGAAAAAAGAAATTCAGACATATCCAGCCAAGAAATTATTTCAAAAATTGCAGATAAAATAAAAAACAAAGTGTCATTAGAATTTCCAGATAAGATTATTTTAATTGAGATACTAGGAAATAAGACAGGAGTTTCCATATTAAAAAAATCAGATATACTGAGTGTTGAAAAAACTAAGCGTAGTATGTCAGACTAG
- a CDS encoding L-threonylcarbamoyladenylate synthase, which yields MKVKCDQGGIEKALEIIKHGGIAVFPTDTVYGIGCNPYNNEAVKKIYDIKSRDISKPLPILTYSTEIAEKIVVIDEFTKKIVTKFWPGPLTIILKLIDNDLKKSLFLNEKIAIRVPNHKCTLKILKGCNFLVGTSANISGHPSFTNPDECFRNLENYDIFVDGGTITSKAESTIIEIENEKINILREGSLTKEDILEK from the coding sequence ATGAAAGTAAAATGTGATCAAGGAGGAATTGAAAAAGCTTTAGAAATTATCAAACACGGTGGAATTGCGGTTTTTCCAACTGATACCGTTTATGGGATAGGATGTAATCCATACAATAATGAAGCAGTAAAAAAAATTTATGATATAAAATCCAGAGACATTTCTAAACCATTACCAATTTTGACTTACTCCACAGAAATAGCAGAAAAAATTGTGGTTATTGATGAATTTACAAAAAAAATTGTTACAAAATTTTGGCCAGGGCCACTTACAATAATTTTAAAGTTAATCGACAATGATTTAAAGAAATCATTATTCTTAAATGAAAAAATTGCTATAAGAGTACCAAATCATAAATGTACTTTAAAAATATTGAAAGGATGTAACTTTCTAGTAGGTACAAGTGCAAATATTTCAGGACATCCTTCGTTTACAAATCCGGATGAATGTTTTAGAAATTTAGAAAATTATGATATTTTTGTTGATGGAGGAACAATTACAAGTAAAGCAGAATCAACTATAATTGAAATAGAAAATGAAAAGATCAATATTCTTCGAGAAGGCTCTTTGACTAAAGAGGATATTTTAGAGAAATGA
- a CDS encoding winged helix-turn-helix domain-containing protein, translating to MAEYRTHMKIIGDILSTTRDDLQDEDGATVTYLIRKANISHSRISRILKTLVSQGLLEQVDTQGSNKYRISPTGREFLQAYNTFTNFADNFGLNI from the coding sequence ATGGCAGAGTATAGAACACATATGAAAATAATTGGAGATATTTTATCAACCACTAGAGATGATTTGCAAGATGAAGATGGAGCAACAGTAACATATCTTATTAGAAAAGCAAATATCTCACATTCAAGGATTTCTAGAATTCTAAAAACATTAGTATCTCAAGGACTTTTAGAACAAGTAGATACACAAGGTTCAAACAAATACAGAATCAGTCCAACAGGTAGAGAATTTCTTCAAGCATATAATACATTTACAAATTTTGCAGACAATTTTGGATTAAATATTTAG
- a CDS encoding Fe(2+)-trafficking protein, with protein sequence MTRICTKCKNSIPDTEQLGVVAEKYPTCNKCWAEWKEYQIMVMNEMKLDMSMLDHRKLLKKHEKIFVGVLSSEGEVIDYTNEDNRKPDEPTGV encoded by the coding sequence ATGACTCGAATATGCACCAAATGTAAAAATTCTATTCCTGATACCGAACAACTAGGTGTTGTTGCTGAGAAATATCCAACATGTAACAAATGTTGGGCTGAATGGAAGGAATATCAAATTATGGTAATGAATGAAATGAAATTAGATATGTCGATGCTTGATCATAGAAAATTATTGAAAAAACACGAAAAGATCTTTGTAGGCGTACTGTCTTCTGAAGGAGAAGTTATAGATTACACAAATGAAGATAATAGAAAACCTGATGAGCCTACAGGCGTCTAA
- a CDS encoding adenylosuccinate synthetase: protein MTSTVVVGGFFGDEGKGKIISYLAIKDNPTIIVRGGAGPNAGHTIRDGDKVYKVRMLPSGFLNKNAKVMIGPGVVINPEVLKKEINDFEVSGRAFIDKHCGIIEETHLLRDSKGELKEKIGSTGSGTGPANADRAMRVLKLAKDFDSLSSLVIDVPLEINNALSKNQHVLVEGTQGTFLSLWHGTYPFVTSKDVTASGICADIGLGPTKVDEVIVVFKSYVTRVGTGPLEKELSLEEAEKKGWSEFGTVTGRQRRAADFDFDLARRAIMLNGATQISITKLDVLFSDCAGKTSYDELSDDAKLFIKNIEIELSTPVTIIGTGPAVNDVIDRRN, encoded by the coding sequence ATGACATCAACTGTAGTTGTTGGAGGATTTTTTGGTGATGAAGGTAAGGGTAAAATTATTTCATATTTGGCAATTAAAGATAATCCTACAATAATAGTTAGAGGTGGAGCCGGTCCAAACGCTGGTCATACAATTAGAGATGGCGATAAAGTGTATAAAGTAAGAATGCTTCCAAGTGGTTTTTTGAATAAAAATGCCAAAGTAATGATTGGCCCTGGAGTTGTAATTAATCCCGAAGTCCTTAAAAAAGAAATTAATGATTTTGAAGTTTCCGGACGGGCATTTATTGATAAACATTGTGGAATTATTGAGGAAACTCATCTGTTAAGAGATTCTAAAGGAGAATTAAAAGAAAAAATTGGCAGCACTGGTTCTGGTACAGGACCTGCTAATGCTGATAGGGCAATGAGAGTTTTAAAACTTGCAAAAGATTTTGATTCACTATCCTCTCTTGTTATCGATGTTCCTCTAGAAATTAACAATGCATTATCTAAAAATCAACATGTTTTAGTAGAGGGTACTCAGGGAACTTTCCTTTCTTTATGGCATGGAACTTACCCTTTTGTTACCTCAAAGGATGTTACTGCTTCTGGAATTTGTGCTGATATTGGCCTTGGACCTACAAAAGTGGATGAAGTAATTGTTGTATTCAAATCATATGTTACGCGTGTAGGTACAGGACCTCTTGAAAAAGAATTGTCCCTTGAAGAAGCAGAAAAGAAAGGATGGTCTGAGTTTGGTACTGTCACAGGACGTCAAAGACGTGCTGCAGATTTTGATTTTGATTTAGCTAGGCGTGCAATCATGCTTAATGGAGCAACACAAATTTCCATTACAAAATTAGATGTTCTTTTTTCAGACTGTGCAGGAAAAACTTCCTATGATGAATTGTCTGATGATGCAAAATTATTCATAAAAAATATTGAAATTGAATTAAGCACGCCTGTTACAATAATTGGAACAGGCCCAGCTGTTAATGATGTTATTGACAGAAGAAACTAG
- a CDS encoding orotidine 5'-phosphate decarboxylase — MATFKTRLSKIAKTNGKVILANDYDYSVKNLESKTVQNIRKLHPYLCGIKLNFHLLLPLGSKEILKINKTAHRYGLQTIADIKLNDIGNTNRVTTEHLWNLGFDAVIANPIMGLDSLINLVKSSHKNEKGVITLCHMSAPEAKLSYDMEIKMGKKQQLYQLFLNWAMTAKVDGIVVGATFPKIIQYCSKKSGKKLNIFSPGVGTQGGSANQVISSGTDYLIVGRTILNSKNPVSVAKELQLQSFGK, encoded by the coding sequence ATGGCCACCTTCAAAACTAGACTTTCCAAGATCGCAAAAACCAATGGAAAAGTAATTCTTGCAAATGATTATGATTACTCTGTAAAGAATTTAGAATCTAAAACCGTTCAAAATATTCGAAAATTACACCCTTATCTCTGCGGAATCAAGTTGAATTTCCATTTACTTTTACCTCTTGGTTCTAAAGAGATTCTTAAAATCAATAAAACAGCTCATAGATATGGTTTGCAAACAATTGCTGATATCAAACTAAATGATATTGGAAATACAAATCGTGTTACTACTGAACATCTTTGGAATTTAGGGTTTGATGCTGTAATTGCCAATCCCATAATGGGGCTTGATAGTTTAATAAATCTTGTAAAATCATCCCACAAAAATGAAAAAGGCGTTATTACTTTATGTCACATGAGTGCCCCTGAAGCAAAATTATCTTATGATATGGAGATCAAAATGGGAAAGAAACAACAACTTTACCAATTATTTTTGAATTGGGCTATGACTGCAAAAGTTGACGGGATTGTAGTTGGAGCTACTTTCCCAAAAATTATTCAATATTGCTCGAAAAAATCTGGTAAAAAATTAAACATATTTTCTCCTGGAGTCGGTACTCAAGGTGGTAGTGCAAATCAAGTAATTTCATCCGGAACTGATTATCTGATTGTAGGTAGGACCATCCTAAACTCTAAAAATCCTGTAAGTGTTGCAAAAGAATTGCAATTACAAAGTTTTGGAAAGTAA
- a CDS encoding bis(5'-nucleosyl)-tetraphosphatase: protein MIEETSAGIVIFRKEDSNNLFLLLHYPSGHWDFVKGKMEKDETTHQTAIRETKEETGITDISFVENFEEWIEYNFQYQGELIHKKVVFFLAETKTKDVEISHEHQNFTWMDYNTAMEKTTFDNAKTVLTKAQMLLSKTL, encoded by the coding sequence ATGATTGAAGAGACATCAGCAGGAATTGTAATATTTAGAAAAGAGGATTCAAATAATTTATTTTTATTATTACACTATCCATCAGGGCATTGGGATTTTGTCAAAGGTAAAATGGAGAAAGATGAAACAACTCATCAAACTGCAATCAGAGAAACAAAAGAAGAGACAGGAATAACAGATATCTCATTTGTAGAAAATTTTGAAGAATGGATTGAATATAATTTTCAATATCAAGGAGAATTAATTCATAAAAAAGTTGTATTTTTCTTGGCAGAAACTAAAACTAAAGATGTTGAAATTTCTCATGAGCATCAAAACTTTACATGGATGGATTATAACACAGCCATGGAAAAAACAACATTTGATAACGCTAAAACAGTATTAACAAAAGCCCAAATGTTACTTTCCAAAACTTTGTAA
- the uppS gene encoding polyprenyl diphosphate synthase codes for MVFQLSGLYKIYGKRLEKEIQNGDIPNHVALILDGNRRWAKRHLTMPKKGHWKGADAVENLLDWCEEFDIKIVTLYALSAENLNRKDDELEYLYELIRMRLEKLYNDPRIHRCKMRVKGIGRIELLPDSIKEILEKLDDATKNYDNHFLNIALAYGGQYELLDAVKKIGEKIKDGSIKVEDINKKEIESNLYTSHLPQSSPDMILRTSGEQRLSGFLMWQSAYSELVFMDIFWPEFRKIDLMRAIRTYQERKRRLGK; via the coding sequence GTGGTTTTTCAATTATCCGGACTATACAAGATCTACGGTAAAAGATTAGAAAAAGAAATCCAGAATGGAGACATTCCGAATCACGTTGCCTTAATTTTAGATGGTAATCGAAGATGGGCTAAAAGGCACCTAACAATGCCAAAAAAAGGTCATTGGAAAGGAGCAGATGCAGTTGAAAATCTTCTTGACTGGTGTGAAGAATTTGACATCAAGATTGTAACACTATATGCATTATCAGCAGAAAATTTGAATAGAAAAGATGATGAACTAGAATATCTTTACGAATTAATTCGTATGAGACTCGAAAAATTATACAACGATCCTAGAATTCATCGGTGTAAAATGAGGGTTAAGGGAATTGGTAGAATTGAACTACTTCCAGATTCTATAAAAGAGATTCTAGAAAAATTAGATGATGCTACAAAAAATTATGATAATCATTTTCTAAATATTGCATTAGCATATGGTGGACAATACGAATTATTAGATGCAGTTAAAAAAATTGGAGAAAAAATTAAAGATGGCTCAATAAAAGTAGAGGATATTAATAAAAAAGAAATCGAATCAAATCTATACACATCACATTTACCACAATCATCTCCGGACATGATATTAAGAACATCTGGTGAACAAAGATTAAGTGGATTCCTTATGTGGCAAAGTGCATACAGCGAATTAGTGTTTATGGATATTTTTTGGCCAGAGTTTAGAAAAATTGATTTGATGAGAGCCATTAGAACATATCAAGAAAGGAAGAGACGGTTAGGAAAATGA
- a CDS encoding DUF373 family protein, giving the protein MSQQSDKVEKDVNASSANKLLVICIDRDNDVGEKAGISTPVIGRDACIEAAQRLALEDPEDADSNSIFAAIKTYEDLISKGYQVEVITVAGVKDRGVQADEKILSETRKVLENFAANGAVIVSDGEDDESVIPVIQNVLPVVSVQRVVMKVSRSVEYSYAVFGKYLKMLAYDSKYSKFFLGVPGILLLIGGIATAFGYTAEIFAVLVSILGGAFLIRAFDIDRALSNWSKPTPMGFIRMFTMVAGILLILSSIPAGISAVDLELIEADTQIISKITDKMIIGQFIAGALPILWIGLGAIFAGTLLSNWIGGIPRQISDSLRIIVLISLYPTVAQFTNIMIFDENSFTLIPPLLGGLAATLVSATILFKKYRKHKDQEMISD; this is encoded by the coding sequence ATGTCTCAGCAATCAGATAAGGTTGAAAAAGATGTCAATGCATCTTCAGCCAATAAATTACTAGTAATTTGTATTGACAGAGATAATGATGTAGGTGAAAAAGCAGGAATTTCTACGCCAGTTATAGGTAGAGATGCATGTATAGAGGCAGCTCAAAGATTAGCATTAGAAGATCCTGAGGATGCGGATTCAAATTCAATTTTTGCAGCTATCAAAACATATGAAGATTTAATCAGTAAAGGGTATCAAGTTGAAGTAATTACTGTTGCAGGAGTAAAAGACAGAGGAGTTCAGGCAGACGAAAAAATTCTTTCTGAGACAAGAAAAGTTTTAGAAAATTTTGCTGCTAATGGTGCAGTGATTGTTTCTGATGGTGAAGATGATGAAAGTGTAATCCCAGTAATTCAAAATGTCTTACCGGTTGTATCTGTTCAACGTGTTGTAATGAAAGTAAGTAGAAGCGTAGAATATTCTTACGCAGTTTTTGGAAAATATCTTAAAATGCTTGCATATGATTCAAAATATTCAAAATTCTTTTTAGGAGTTCCTGGAATTCTTTTGTTAATTGGTGGAATCGCAACTGCATTTGGGTATACTGCAGAAATATTTGCAGTTCTTGTTAGTATTTTAGGGGGAGCATTTTTAATCAGAGCTTTTGATATTGATAGAGCATTATCAAATTGGTCTAAACCAACACCGATGGGTTTTATCAGAATGTTTACAATGGTTGCTGGAATACTGTTGATACTTTCATCAATTCCTGCAGGGATAAGTGCTGTTGATTTAGAGTTAATTGAAGCAGACACACAAATTATTTCAAAGATTACAGACAAGATGATTATTGGACAATTTATTGCAGGGGCACTTCCAATTTTATGGATTGGTCTTGGTGCAATTTTTGCTGGAACTCTACTTAGTAATTGGATTGGAGGAATTCCAAGACAAATAAGTGATAGTTTGAGAATCATTGTTCTAATTTCATTGTATCCTACAGTAGCCCAATTTACCAACATAATGATTTTTGATGAGAATTCATTTACCTTGATCCCACCTTTATTGGGAGGATTGGCAGCAACCCTGGTATCAGCTACTATTCTCTTTAAAAAATATAGAAAGCATAAAGATCAAGAGATGATTTCAGACTAA
- a CDS encoding DUF5679 domain-containing protein — protein sequence MVQAYCVKCRAKRDIKDPKETKLKNGRPAVKGTCPTCGTNVFRIGAMPKE from the coding sequence ATGGTTCAAGCATATTGCGTAAAATGCAGAGCAAAAAGGGATATCAAAGATCCCAAAGAAACTAAATTAAAGAATGGACGTCCTGCTGTAAAAGGTACATGTCCTACTTGTGGAACTAATGTATTCCGTATTGGTGCAATGCCAAAAGAATAA
- a CDS encoding translation initiation factor IF-2, with the protein MTKAEYEALLKRIQDKLGDNNEDSSTRFELPVVDVMWEGQKTFLRNFSEFPKVLRRDPDKVLQYLSKEFAVPAERLGDKAMFVGRRAPDDFTRLFQIYVKDYLECPTCKSPDTKILKENRISFLICEACGAKSTLKGKYA; encoded by the coding sequence GTGACTAAAGCAGAATATGAGGCTCTACTGAAACGAATTCAGGATAAGCTTGGAGATAACAATGAAGATTCGTCAACCAGATTCGAGCTTCCTGTTGTTGATGTTATGTGGGAAGGACAAAAAACTTTTCTACGTAATTTTTCAGAATTCCCAAAAGTTCTCCGTAGAGACCCTGATAAAGTTCTACAATATCTATCAAAAGAATTCGCTGTTCCTGCAGAAAGGCTGGGTGATAAAGCAATGTTTGTGGGAAGACGAGCTCCTGATGATTTCACAAGATTATTTCAAATTTATGTAAAAGATTATCTTGAATGTCCAACATGCAAAAGTCCTGATACTAAAATCCTCAAAGAAAACCGTATCTCATTTTTAATTTGTGAAGCATGTGGTGCAAAATCTACTTTGAAGGGTAAATATGCATAA